The following proteins are co-located in the Ensifer sp. WSM1721 genome:
- a CDS encoding SDR family oxidoreductase, with the protein MSDRPTIIVTGCSSGIGAHCARALKNDGWRVFATVRRPEDQAVLAAEGIETFIMDYTRPETIAALVEAVMALTGGRIDALFNNGAYGQAGAVEDLPTEALRLQLETNVIGWHDLTRRVIPAMRARGHGRIVQCSSILGIVPYRWRGAYNASKFALEALSLTLRMELAGSGIEVSLIEPGPIASKFTTNAVAYVERFIDLKNSVHRVEYERQMKRLRGENRPASGKLGPDAVYAVLKHALTARRPRPHYIVTTPAKQGALLKKLLPAALFYRIIGRLG; encoded by the coding sequence ATGTCCGATCGTCCAACCATCATCGTCACCGGCTGCTCGTCCGGCATCGGAGCCCATTGCGCCCGCGCGCTGAAGAACGACGGCTGGCGCGTGTTCGCAACCGTGCGCCGGCCCGAAGATCAGGCGGTCTTGGCGGCCGAAGGCATCGAGACCTTCATCATGGACTATACCCGTCCGGAGACGATCGCCGCGCTCGTCGAGGCCGTGATGGCGTTGACCGGCGGGCGGATCGATGCGCTTTTCAACAACGGCGCCTATGGTCAGGCCGGTGCGGTCGAGGATCTGCCGACCGAAGCCTTGCGGCTGCAGCTTGAAACCAACGTCATCGGCTGGCACGACCTGACGCGGCGCGTCATACCGGCGATGCGCGCCCGGGGACACGGCCGCATCGTCCAATGCTCGTCCATTCTCGGCATCGTGCCCTATCGCTGGCGCGGCGCCTACAACGCCTCGAAATTCGCGCTCGAGGCGCTCTCGCTCACGTTGCGAATGGAACTCGCCGGCAGCGGCATCGAGGTGAGCCTGATCGAGCCTGGCCCCATCGCATCGAAATTCACGACCAATGCTGTCGCCTATGTCGAGCGGTTCATCGATCTCAAGAATTCCGTCCATCGGGTGGAATACGAGCGCCAGATGAAACGCCTGCGCGGCGAGAACAGGCCGGCCTCCGGCAAGCTCGGCCCGGATGCCGTTTACGCCGTTTTGAAACACGCTTTGACGGCACGTAGGCCAAGGCCGCATTATATAGTGACAACGCCGGCCAAGCAGGGCGCGCTTTTGAAGAAGCTCCTGCCGGCGGCATTGTTCTATCGCATCATCGGTCGGCTCGGCTGA
- a CDS encoding HNH endonuclease yields the protein MTIAVSPQALPALVLNADYRPLSYYPLSLWSWQDAIKAVFLDRVTILAEYEHSVSSPSFSMRLPSVVCLKSYVQPSRHPAFTRFNVFLRDKFECQYCGSPDDLTFDHVIPRAHGGQTTWQNVVAACSPCNLRKGSKLPKQAGMFPHQKPYQPTVQDLHNNGRLFPPNHLHESWMDYLYWDVELQP from the coding sequence TTGACGATTGCAGTCTCACCTCAGGCCCTGCCGGCGCTTGTATTGAACGCCGACTATCGGCCGCTGAGTTATTATCCCTTGTCGCTTTGGTCCTGGCAGGACGCGATCAAGGCGGTCTTTCTCGACCGTGTGACAATCCTTGCCGAATACGAACATTCCGTCTCGTCGCCAAGCTTCTCCATGCGGCTGCCGAGCGTTGTTTGCCTGAAGAGCTACGTTCAACCGTCGCGCCACCCGGCCTTCACCCGGTTCAACGTGTTCCTGCGCGACAAATTCGAGTGCCAGTATTGCGGATCGCCGGATGATCTGACCTTCGATCACGTCATCCCGCGTGCCCATGGCGGTCAGACCACCTGGCAAAATGTCGTCGCCGCCTGCTCGCCGTGCAACCTGCGCAAGGGCAGCAAGCTGCCGAAGCAGGCGGGCATGTTCCCGCACCAGAAGCCTTACCAGCCGACGGTACAGGATCTCCACAACAACGGCCGGCTTTTCCCGCCGAACCATCTGCATGAAAGCTGGATGGACTATCTCTACTGGGACGTCGAGCTGCAGCCGTAA
- a CDS encoding twin transmembrane helix small protein, with amino-acid sequence MPSFLTGLTLIAMGLVAIVLVRGLLNMARRGSGNTSNKLMQARILFQAIALVLIMLTLWVTGGGRPT; translated from the coding sequence ATGCCCAGTTTCTTAACCGGCCTGACCCTGATTGCCATGGGCCTGGTCGCGATCGTGCTTGTCCGCGGCCTGTTGAACATGGCGCGGCGCGGCAGCGGCAATACTTCCAACAAGCTGATGCAGGCGCGCATATTGTTCCAGGCGATCGCTCTCGTGCTGATCATGCTGACGCTGTGGGTCACCGGTGGCGGCCGGCCGACCTGA
- a CDS encoding disulfide bond formation protein B yields the protein MIDASVAQRQQLVFAGLVTLGMAVTVGGALGFEHIGGYIPCALCLMQRDPYYYGIPLGIMAILSSALKLPAWITRTLLLLVAILMLVGAGIGVYHAGAEWHFWEGPSTCATTAQGISSDVGDLLGDLDAKHAPSCTDAALRIFGLSFAGWNVIASLILAAIALRGAAKA from the coding sequence ATGATCGACGCTTCCGTTGCACAACGCCAGCAACTGGTTTTTGCCGGGCTCGTCACGCTCGGCATGGCGGTGACCGTCGGCGGCGCGCTTGGTTTCGAGCACATCGGCGGCTACATCCCCTGCGCGCTCTGCCTCATGCAGCGCGATCCCTATTACTACGGCATTCCGCTCGGCATCATGGCTATTCTTTCAAGCGCCCTGAAGCTGCCGGCCTGGATCACGCGGACGCTGCTTCTTCTTGTCGCAATCCTGATGCTCGTCGGCGCGGGCATCGGCGTCTATCACGCCGGCGCCGAGTGGCATTTCTGGGAAGGGCCTTCGACCTGCGCGACGACGGCACAGGGCATTTCGTCCGATGTCGGTGATCTGCTCGGCGACCTCGACGCCAAGCACGCCCCTTCTTGCACCGATGCGGCGCTGCGCATCTTCGGTCTGTCCTTTGCCGGCTGGAACGTGATCGCGAGCCTCATTCTCGCGGCAATCGCCCTGCGCGGAGCCGCCAAGGCGTAA
- a CDS encoding DNA-3-methyladenine glycosylase, with amino-acid sequence MRIIRTHEDIEAGLAGLIMLDARLEHVIDKAGPVPLRRTDPGYRGLANIIVSQMVSKASAAAIWERMETSLGKITVDAVLSLGDDDCRRFGLSRAKADTLRRVAAAAAAGEIDLDAICNVEATAAIHELTAIKGIGRWTAEVYLLFCAGNPDVFPAGDVALQNAVGHALGLEIRPTASEIDSLAASWSPWRSVAARLFWAYYAQEMRRDALPVTP; translated from the coding sequence ATGCGGATCATCCGGACACACGAGGATATCGAGGCCGGCCTCGCCGGTCTGATAATGCTCGACGCACGCCTCGAGCACGTCATCGACAAGGCGGGCCCAGTGCCGCTCAGACGCACCGACCCGGGCTATCGCGGCCTTGCAAATATCATCGTCTCGCAGATGGTCTCAAAAGCGAGTGCGGCGGCAATCTGGGAACGGATGGAAACGTCGCTCGGTAAAATCACCGTAGACGCGGTGCTTTCGCTCGGCGACGACGATTGCCGACGCTTCGGTCTTTCGCGTGCCAAGGCGGATACGCTGAGGCGGGTTGCCGCGGCGGCGGCCGCCGGCGAGATCGATCTCGATGCCATCTGCAACGTCGAGGCGACGGCGGCGATCCACGAGCTGACGGCGATCAAAGGCATCGGCCGCTGGACCGCGGAGGTCTATCTGCTCTTCTGCGCCGGCAATCCGGACGTGTTTCCCGCAGGCGACGTCGCCCTGCAGAACGCAGTCGGCCATGCGCTCGGTCTCGAGATCCGCCCGACGGCAAGCGAAATCGATTCGCTCGCGGCCTCCTGGTCCCCCTGGCGCAGCGTCGCCGCGCGGCTCTTCTGGGCCTATTACGCACAGGAAATGCGACGCGACGCGCTGCCTGTGACGCCTTGA
- a CDS encoding cob(I)yrinic acid a,c-diamide adenosyltransferase, with protein MVRLNKIYTRTGDNGTTGLVSGPRRLKNDLRVEAYGAVDEANAFVGLARQHTCDIPELDAMLMRVQNDLFDLGADLATPDTGEKPDYEPLRIVSAQVERLEGEIDRLNADLEPLHSFVLPAGSTASAALHVARTVARRAERQMVALNETESEIVSREALAYINRLSDFFFVAARWANEKGRADVLWVPGKNR; from the coding sequence ATGGTCAGATTGAACAAGATTTATACCCGGACCGGCGACAACGGCACGACCGGCCTCGTCTCCGGTCCGCGCCGCCTGAAGAACGATCTCAGGGTCGAAGCCTACGGCGCCGTAGACGAGGCGAACGCTTTTGTGGGCCTCGCACGCCAGCACACGTGTGATATTCCCGAGCTCGACGCGATGCTCATGCGCGTTCAGAACGATCTCTTCGATCTTGGTGCCGACCTTGCGACGCCGGACACGGGCGAGAAGCCGGACTACGAGCCGCTGCGGATTGTTTCCGCCCAGGTCGAGCGCCTGGAGGGCGAGATCGACCGGCTGAATGCCGACCTCGAACCTTTGCACTCCTTCGTCCTGCCGGCCGGCAGCACCGCTTCCGCGGCCCTCCACGTCGCCCGCACCGTCGCCCGGCGCGCCGAACGGCAGATGGTCGCGCTTAACGAGACCGAGAGCGAAATCGTCAGCCGCGAGGCGCTCGCCTATATCAACCGGCTTTCCGACTTCTTCTTCGTCGCGGCCCGCTGGGCAAACGAAAAGGGCCGTGCCGACGTCCTCTGGGTTCCCGGCAAGAACAGATAA
- a CDS encoding YihY/virulence factor BrkB family protein has product MPAFVRIIWKVVFDALWHFSEDDGWAMASHVALSSLMAVFPFLIFGTALASFLGADRFAETAVHLIFDTWPESIAKPVADEVVRVLTIPRGSLLTISVLAAAYFASNGVEALRIALNRAYRVAESRSWYVTRLASLGFVLAAVLILAALSILLVAVPLAVRNADEWLPWLDALLAAVESWGLTLTLVMLTAGLLVSHLWLPAGHRKVMDVLPGIMITLVLWSVGAYAFATYIANFSNYVATYAGLASIMIVLVFLYMLGAIFIIGAEINAAILKYRVKRMVMRSFQPTRDD; this is encoded by the coding sequence ATGCCGGCATTCGTTCGCATCATCTGGAAGGTCGTGTTCGATGCGCTCTGGCATTTCAGCGAGGACGATGGCTGGGCGATGGCGAGCCATGTGGCACTATCGTCACTGATGGCCGTTTTCCCATTCCTGATCTTCGGCACCGCGCTTGCAAGCTTTCTCGGTGCTGACCGCTTCGCCGAGACGGCGGTCCACCTGATCTTCGATACCTGGCCGGAATCGATCGCGAAGCCGGTGGCGGACGAGGTCGTCCGCGTATTGACCATTCCGCGGGGAAGTTTGCTGACGATTTCCGTGCTCGCGGCTGCCTATTTCGCTTCGAACGGCGTCGAAGCGCTGAGGATCGCGCTCAATCGAGCCTACAGGGTCGCCGAAAGCCGCTCCTGGTATGTGACCCGGCTAGCTAGCCTCGGCTTCGTGCTGGCTGCAGTGCTCATTCTCGCCGCCCTCAGCATTCTCCTGGTCGCCGTACCGCTTGCCGTGCGCAATGCGGACGAGTGGCTTCCCTGGCTCGATGCGCTGCTGGCAGCGGTTGAGAGCTGGGGGCTGACGTTGACGCTGGTGATGCTGACGGCAGGATTGCTCGTCTCGCATCTGTGGTTGCCGGCCGGCCACCGCAAAGTGATGGACGTCCTGCCCGGCATCATGATCACGCTCGTGCTGTGGTCCGTTGGCGCTTACGCCTTCGCCACCTATATTGCGAACTTCTCCAACTATGTCGCAACCTATGCCGGGCTCGCTTCGATCATGATCGTGCTGGTTTTCCTCTATATGCTCGGCGCAATTTTCATCATAGGTGCCGAGATCAATGCGGCGATCCTGAAATACAGGGTGAAGCGCATGGTGATGCGCAGCTTCCAGCCGACGCGGGACGATTGA
- a CDS encoding DUF1236 domain-containing protein yields the protein MTSIVIKSAIALGLGMACGPVLAQTEQPAQGQSTECPAGQECPQPQEGQPDAQGGAQQQEQPTEGQQQDQTTGGQQQDQTTGDQQQGQPEGQTGTETQQQQPDAAQQPDAQPDTQQQGTQQQDTEQQQDQPAQTDSQQSQEQTSGSSTSVEVTTEQKTEITQIIREEKVEPVEIDVDVSVGVVVPEPVRVKLRPLPPRIVKIVPRYEGYLFFVLADGRIVIIEPSTYKIVVILA from the coding sequence ATGACAAGTATCGTCATAAAAAGCGCTATTGCTCTAGGCCTCGGAATGGCTTGCGGGCCGGTGCTTGCACAGACGGAGCAACCGGCCCAGGGACAATCCACCGAATGTCCCGCCGGTCAAGAATGCCCGCAACCGCAAGAGGGCCAGCCCGACGCCCAAGGCGGAGCGCAGCAACAAGAACAGCCGACGGAGGGCCAACAACAAGACCAGACAACAGGAGGCCAGCAACAAGACCAAACCACGGGCGACCAGCAGCAAGGCCAGCCGGAAGGACAAACCGGCACGGAGACGCAGCAACAACAGCCCGATGCCGCCCAACAGCCTGACGCCCAGCCTGACACTCAGCAGCAAGGCACTCAGCAGCAGGACACTGAGCAACAGCAGGATCAGCCTGCCCAAACCGACTCGCAGCAGTCACAGGAGCAGACTTCAGGATCCTCCACCAGTGTGGAAGTGACGACAGAGCAGAAGACGGAGATCACCCAGATCATCCGCGAAGAGAAGGTGGAGCCCGTAGAGATTGACGTCGACGTCTCGGTCGGCGTGGTGGTACCCGAGCCCGTCAGGGTCAAGCTGAGGCCACTGCCGCCGCGCATCGTAAAGATAGTGCCGAGATACGAGGGCTATCTGTTCTTCGTGCTGGCGGATGGCCGGATCGTCATCATTGAACCGTCGACCTATAAGATCGTCGTGATCCTGGCATAA
- a CDS encoding GNAT family N-acetyltransferase — MSGNVHLPGDVNSSATRLLGGLAHPGFDTSQAERTLPVGRPGRHLAVYPARAGYELQRELDFLSNRAIEPNVFFTGRFLAPAMPRLEDRVIRLAVVRDNNEERSRIRFLMPFSIEKPGFSIGATIIRAWSNPFGPLGTPLLDAEDAAETISNLYEALAAPSSGLPPILVLPDLRLKGKFAQLTRAVAISENLPLTVTDTFSRPMLESLLDGPTYLRKAISPAHLKELRRQWNNLGKEGTLAYNVARRPDEIRLRLEEFLALEASGWKGRERSAMIMDRFRAAFAREAVTNLAEADSVRIHTLDLNGRAIAAIVVLLMAGEAYAWKTAYDERYAKFSPGKLLVAELTEWHLDDANIVRSDSCAVPDHPVMSRLWQEREEMGTLVVGLEQNRDRDVRQVAAQLHLYRNTRNMARLLREKIRALAGR; from the coding sequence ATGAGCGGCAATGTCCATCTTCCCGGAGACGTAAACAGCAGTGCGACCCGCCTGCTCGGCGGCCTGGCGCACCCCGGCTTCGACACTTCGCAGGCCGAAAGGACCCTGCCGGTCGGGCGTCCCGGACGGCACCTGGCGGTCTATCCGGCGAGAGCCGGCTACGAGCTGCAGCGGGAACTCGACTTCCTCTCCAACCGCGCGATCGAGCCGAACGTCTTCTTCACCGGGCGTTTCCTCGCCCCGGCAATGCCGCGGCTCGAGGACCGGGTCATCCGGCTCGCGGTGGTCCGCGACAACAACGAAGAGCGCAGCCGCATCCGATTCCTCATGCCGTTTTCCATCGAGAAGCCGGGCTTCTCGATCGGTGCGACCATCATTCGCGCCTGGTCCAACCCGTTCGGCCCCTTGGGCACGCCGCTTCTGGATGCGGAGGACGCGGCCGAAACGATCAGCAACCTTTACGAGGCGCTGGCCGCCCCCTCCTCCGGCCTGCCGCCCATCCTCGTGCTTCCGGACCTAAGGCTCAAAGGCAAATTCGCGCAGCTCACCCGTGCCGTCGCCATCAGCGAGAACCTGCCGTTGACGGTGACCGATACCTTCAGCCGACCGATGCTCGAAAGCCTGCTCGACGGCCCAACCTATCTGCGCAAGGCGATCAGCCCCGCGCATCTTAAGGAACTGAGGCGGCAATGGAACAATCTCGGCAAGGAGGGAACCCTCGCCTACAATGTCGCACGCCGGCCGGACGAGATCCGATTGCGATTGGAGGAATTCCTGGCGCTTGAGGCATCCGGCTGGAAGGGCCGCGAACGCAGCGCCATGATCATGGACCGCTTTCGCGCCGCCTTCGCGAGGGAGGCGGTGACCAATCTCGCCGAGGCGGACAGCGTGCGCATCCACACGCTCGACCTCAACGGCAGGGCGATCGCGGCGATCGTCGTGCTGCTGATGGCGGGCGAGGCCTATGCGTGGAAGACGGCCTATGACGAGCGCTATGCGAAGTTCTCGCCGGGCAAGCTCCTGGTGGCGGAACTCACCGAATGGCACCTGGACGACGCAAATATCGTCCGCTCCGATTCCTGCGCGGTGCCCGATCATCCGGTGATGAGCCGCTTGTGGCAGGAGCGCGAGGAGATGGGCACACTCGTTGTCGGCCTCGAGCAGAACCGTGACCGGGACGTGCGCCAGGTCGCCGCTCAGCTCCACCTCTATCGCAACACCCGCAACATGGCCCGCCTGCTGCGGGAAAAAATACGCGCGCTCGCCGGCCGGTGA
- a CDS encoding lipopolysaccharide biosynthesis protein — protein sequence MLPSALRHRLYSLLRRLAPVLSSADPRSRAQRMALIAFAIRILSAAIAFVSQIVLARLMGEFEYGIFIFVWVLAVLFGNLSCLGFHAAIIRFLPEYNTAAALAEIRGLTMTARIFAMLSATALAMVGGAGLWLFGSMVEGYYIIPLYLGLTTLPMIALGDVMEGTARAHSWAIAAMSPTYIARPLLILAFMLLASSAGMPHDATTAVAAALAATYVTTLGQFLAMIWRLGKHYVRGPMKVELWRWLRVSVPIFLVDGFGFLLTNSDVVIVGLYLKPGDVAIYFAAAKTMALVHFVMFAVKAAAGPRFSAAMALRDRKQLAEIAVESARWSFWPSLAIGGTVLAAGDFLLSLFGPAFIAGTPLMAILLAGILAKAFVGPAETLLTMAGRQKLCVILYAGALATNIALNVTLIPLFGLTGAAAATAGAMFAEAAILHVAVRHTFGFALLALAGAMSGNDKNEAI from the coding sequence ATGTTGCCGTCGGCGCTGAGGCATCGCCTGTACTCCTTGCTAAGGCGGCTCGCGCCCGTTCTGTCCAGCGCCGATCCCCGCAGTCGGGCGCAGCGAATGGCCCTCATCGCCTTTGCCATCCGCATTCTCAGCGCAGCCATCGCGTTCGTTTCGCAGATCGTCCTCGCACGCCTGATGGGTGAATTCGAATACGGCATCTTCATCTTCGTCTGGGTGCTGGCGGTGCTCTTCGGCAATCTGTCGTGCCTTGGTTTCCATGCCGCGATCATCCGCTTCCTGCCGGAATACAATACGGCCGCCGCCCTTGCCGAAATCCGCGGTCTCACGATGACGGCACGCATCTTCGCCATGCTCTCGGCGACGGCACTCGCTATGGTCGGCGGGGCCGGCCTCTGGCTCTTCGGCTCCATGGTCGAAGGCTATTACATCATTCCGCTCTATCTTGGCCTCACCACCCTGCCGATGATCGCGCTCGGCGACGTGATGGAAGGCACCGCGCGCGCCCATAGCTGGGCGATCGCCGCCATGAGCCCGACCTACATCGCGCGCCCACTGCTCATTCTCGCTTTCATGCTGCTCGCAAGTTCGGCCGGGATGCCCCACGACGCGACGACGGCCGTGGCCGCCGCATTGGCGGCCACCTATGTGACAACGCTTGGACAGTTCCTTGCCATGATATGGCGGCTCGGCAAGCATTACGTTCGCGGGCCGATGAAGGTCGAGCTCTGGCGCTGGCTGCGTGTTTCGGTGCCCATCTTTCTCGTCGACGGCTTCGGTTTCCTGCTCACCAATTCCGATGTCGTGATCGTCGGGCTTTATCTCAAACCCGGCGATGTAGCGATCTACTTCGCGGCAGCGAAGACCATGGCGCTCGTTCATTTCGTCATGTTCGCGGTGAAGGCGGCGGCAGGCCCGCGTTTTTCCGCGGCGATGGCCCTGCGTGACCGCAAGCAATTGGCGGAGATCGCCGTCGAGAGTGCGCGCTGGTCCTTCTGGCCGTCGCTCGCGATCGGCGGCACCGTGCTCGCGGCCGGCGACTTCCTGCTTTCGCTCTTCGGCCCGGCCTTCATCGCGGGCACCCCTTTGATGGCGATCCTGCTTGCCGGCATTCTGGCCAAGGCCTTCGTCGGCCCCGCCGAAACGCTGCTCACCATGGCCGGGCGTCAGAAGCTCTGCGTGATCCTCTATGCAGGCGCACTCGCCACGAACATCGCACTGAATGTAACGCTTATCCCGCTTTTCGGTCTGACCGGCGCGGCCGCTGCGACGGCCGGTGCCATGTTTGCGGAGGCGGCGATCCTGCACGTCGCCGTCAGACACACGTTCGGCTTCGCGCTGCTGGCGCTTGCGGGCGCCATGAGCGGCAATGACAAGAACGAGGCGATTTGA
- a CDS encoding AMP-binding protein: MLPKIDDYDELYREFRWRIPEKFNIGVAVSDAWAARDPERICLQHFSPEGAHLSLTYGAFATRSSAFAGGLAAQGVRPGDRVAILLPQGFEAAIAHAAIYKLGAVALPLALLFGVEALAYRLQDAEVSAIVTNRFGYERIAAIRGELTALRLVVLAEADEEPGTLRFRELVSREGRFDAADTTPDDPALMIYTSGTTGPPKGALHGHRVLLGHLPGFQFHHHFLPQPGDRMWTPADWAWAGGLLNALLPALFFGVPVVSSPAQKFDAHMAFRIMEEMDVRNAFIPPTALRLLKSVERPRDRYRLNLRTIGSAGEALGRETFEWGKAALGMEVSEFYGQTECNIVISSAADLGVLKPGSMGKAAPGHQVAIIDGDGRVLPPGTVGQVAIKRPDPVMFLGYWRNEKATEAKFIGDWMTTGDQGVMDDEGYFTFFGRDDDVITSSGYRIGPGEIEDCLAGHPDVQLAAAVGKPDAVRTEIVKAYVVLKPGAAANEEVAADIRDWVKTRLSMHEYPREIEFVDSLPLTTSGKVIRRLLRERAAAEARAQSGWE; encoded by the coding sequence ATGCTACCGAAGATCGACGATTACGACGAACTCTATCGCGAATTCCGCTGGCGGATACCGGAGAAGTTCAATATCGGCGTCGCCGTCAGCGACGCCTGGGCGGCGCGCGATCCAGAGCGGATCTGTCTGCAGCATTTCAGCCCAGAAGGCGCGCATCTGTCGCTCACCTACGGTGCCTTCGCGACGCGCTCGTCCGCATTCGCAGGAGGGCTCGCGGCGCAGGGGGTCCGGCCCGGCGATCGCGTCGCCATTCTCCTGCCGCAGGGCTTCGAGGCGGCAATCGCCCATGCGGCGATCTATAAGCTCGGCGCCGTCGCCCTGCCGCTTGCGCTTCTCTTCGGCGTCGAGGCGCTCGCCTACCGGTTGCAGGATGCGGAGGTGAGTGCGATCGTGACCAATCGTTTCGGCTACGAGCGGATTGCGGCGATCCGGGGCGAACTGACAGCACTTCGGCTGGTCGTGCTTGCGGAAGCGGATGAAGAGCCCGGCACCCTGCGTTTTCGTGAACTAGTGTCACGGGAGGGCCGCTTCGATGCTGCTGACACGACGCCGGATGATCCGGCACTGATGATCTATACTTCCGGAACGACGGGACCGCCGAAGGGGGCCTTGCATGGTCATCGCGTTCTGCTCGGCCACCTGCCGGGATTTCAGTTCCATCATCATTTCCTGCCGCAGCCGGGCGACCGGATGTGGACCCCGGCCGACTGGGCCTGGGCCGGCGGCCTCCTGAACGCGCTCTTGCCAGCGCTCTTCTTCGGCGTGCCTGTGGTTTCCTCGCCGGCGCAGAAATTCGACGCCCATATGGCTTTCCGGATCATGGAAGAGATGGACGTACGCAATGCCTTCATTCCGCCGACCGCGCTCAGGCTCTTGAAATCCGTCGAGCGCCCGCGCGACCGGTACAGGCTCAACTTGCGGACGATCGGGTCGGCGGGAGAGGCGCTCGGGCGCGAGACCTTCGAATGGGGCAAAGCGGCGCTCGGCATGGAGGTGAGCGAGTTCTATGGCCAGACGGAATGCAACATCGTCATCTCCTCGGCGGCCGATCTCGGCGTGTTGAAACCCGGCTCGATGGGTAAGGCCGCGCCCGGGCATCAGGTCGCGATCATCGACGGTGATGGACGCGTGCTGCCGCCCGGGACGGTGGGGCAGGTTGCGATCAAGCGCCCGGATCCGGTGATGTTTCTCGGCTATTGGCGCAATGAGAAGGCGACCGAGGCGAAGTTCATCGGCGATTGGATGACGACCGGCGACCAGGGCGTCATGGACGACGAGGGCTACTTCACCTTCTTCGGCCGTGACGACGACGTCATCACCTCGTCCGGCTATCGCATCGGCCCCGGCGAGATCGAGGATTGCCTCGCGGGGCACCCGGACGTGCAGCTTGCGGCGGCTGTCGGCAAGCCGGACGCGGTCCGCACCGAGATCGTCAAAGCCTATGTGGTCCTGAAGCCGGGCGCCGCCGCCAACGAAGAGGTTGCAGCGGATATTCGCGACTGGGTGAAGACCAGGCTTTCCATGCACGAATATCCGCGCGAGATCGAGTTCGTCGATAGCCTGCCGCTCACGACCTCGGGCAAGGTCATCCGCCGGTTGTTGCGCGAGAGGGCGGCCGCGGAGGCGCGGGCGCAATCCGGCTGGGAATAA
- the gluQRS gene encoding tRNA glutamyl-Q(34) synthetase GluQRS, which translates to MPSPPAQPVFRFAPSPNGLLHLGHALSAIINYEMATAAGGRFLLRIEDIDRTRCRPEFERAIFEDLAWLGLHWEEPVRRQSEHLDVYAAALERFKVMGLVYPSVMTRGEIRAAVAAAEAEGEPWPRDPDGTPLYPGRERDLSPDEQAALIASGRAYAWRLDMEKAVKHADGSLTWRETGRGPAHETSVVAADPAAWGDVILSRSDAPSSYHLSVVVDDAEQGVTHVIRGRDLYHATSVHRLLQRLLSLPEPIYHHHRLILGPDGRKLSKSSEDTGIATFRAAGYTPADVRAMIL; encoded by the coding sequence ATGCCGTCACCGCCAGCACAACCCGTTTTCCGCTTCGCGCCGAGTCCCAACGGTCTGTTGCATCTCGGCCATGCCCTCTCCGCGATCATCAATTACGAAATGGCGACGGCGGCAGGCGGCCGCTTTCTGCTGAGGATCGAGGACATCGACCGGACGCGCTGCCGGCCCGAGTTCGAGAGAGCGATCTTCGAGGATCTCGCCTGGCTCGGACTCCACTGGGAAGAGCCTGTGCGGCGCCAATCAGAGCACCTTGACGTCTATGCGGCGGCGCTCGAGCGCTTCAAGGTGATGGGTCTCGTCTATCCTTCCGTAATGACCCGCGGCGAGATCAGGGCGGCGGTGGCCGCAGCGGAGGCGGAAGGCGAGCCCTGGCCCCGCGATCCGGACGGAACGCCGCTCTATCCCGGTCGCGAGCGCGATCTGTCGCCCGACGAGCAAGCGGCGCTCATTGCAAGCGGACGAGCCTATGCCTGGCGCCTCGACATGGAAAAGGCGGTAAAGCATGCCGACGGTTCGCTCACTTGGCGGGAAACGGGGCGGGGTCCAGCGCACGAAACGAGCGTCGTCGCCGCCGATCCAGCCGCCTGGGGCGATGTCATCCTGTCGCGTTCGGACGCACCCTCGAGCTACCATCTATCCGTCGTCGTCGACGATGCCGAGCAAGGCGTTACCCATGTCATACGGGGCCGTGACCTCTACCATGCGACATCCGTTCACCGGTTGCTGCAGAGGCTTCTCTCCCTGCCGGAGCCGATCTATCACCATCACCGTCTGATTCTCGGTCCGGACGGCCGGAAGTTGTCGAAGAGCAGCGAAGACACAGGGATCGCCACCTTCCGCGCCGCGGGATACACGCCGGCGGATGTCCGGGCGATGATCCTTTGA